A single window of Acetobacteraceae bacterium DNA harbors:
- a CDS encoding DEAD/DEAH box helicase: MTNFHALKLKSELLKALDDLGHTIPTPIQSITIPHFLDGRDVLGIAQTGTGKTAAFVLPMLHQLASGRARARMPRALILEPTRELALQVSKNLTEYGKYLPLSHALLIGGESMGVQKEKLSKGVDIVVATPGRLLDLFERGALLLTQTKILIVDEADRMLDMGFIPDIEKIVRFLPKNRQTIFLSATMTSDIRKLAGNFLNNPEEITVSRPSSKAKTIEETAYLLSNKSAKTRFLRQLLETDKPVSALVFCNQKKEVKNLERLLQKHGFSLGALHGDLSQDLRFKTLEQFRNGDIPLLICSDVAARGIDVDELSHVYNYDLPRNPEDYVHRIGRTGRAGRKGWAKSLLCEQDMPLLEEINKLTEKEIKLIKHSSDTSKEESKSPSEKETIPEKITEKPSVVEKKTARKNTSKPSKKEVLPSTLADEEITPSFLRAEQTFKSFSTDDDTLPAFLRISAL; this comes from the coding sequence ATGACTAATTTTCACGCTCTTAAGCTAAAATCTGAGCTCCTTAAAGCCCTTGATGATTTAGGGCATACTATCCCTACCCCTATTCAATCTATTACAATTCCACATTTTTTAGATGGAAGAGATGTTTTAGGAATTGCACAAACAGGAACAGGTAAGACAGCAGCTTTTGTTTTGCCTATGTTGCATCAGCTTGCTTCTGGTCGTGCACGTGCACGCATGCCACGCGCGCTTATCCTAGAGCCAACACGTGAATTAGCCCTTCAAGTTTCAAAAAATCTTACAGAATACGGCAAATATCTTCCCCTTTCCCATGCACTCCTTATCGGTGGCGAGTCTATGGGGGTTCAAAAAGAAAAGCTCTCTAAAGGTGTTGATATCGTTGTCGCCACACCTGGCCGTTTACTTGACCTTTTTGAGCGTGGCGCTCTTTTACTTACGCAAACAAAGATTTTGATTGTGGATGAAGCAGACCGTATGCTTGATATGGGCTTTATTCCCGATATTGAAAAAATTGTTCGATTTTTACCAAAAAATCGTCAGACCATTTTCTTATCGGCAACAATGACATCAGATATCCGGAAACTCGCAGGTAACTTCTTGAACAATCCGGAAGAGATTACAGTTTCACGTCCCTCCTCTAAGGCAAAAACGATTGAGGAAACAGCCTATCTTCTATCTAATAAAAGCGCCAAGACACGTTTTCTGCGGCAGCTTTTAGAGACGGATAAGCCTGTCAGCGCCCTCGTCTTTTGTAATCAAAAAAAAGAAGTCAAAAATCTGGAAAGACTTTTGCAAAAACATGGCTTCTCTCTTGGCGCTTTACATGGAGATTTATCACAGGATCTACGTTTTAAAACGCTTGAACAATTTAGAAATGGTGATATTCCGCTTCTCATTTGCTCAGATGTCGCTGCCCGTGGCATTGATGTTGATGAGTTGTCTCATGTTTACAATTACGATCTTCCCCGTAACCCTGAAGATTATGTTCACCGTATTGGTCGGACAGGAAGGGCAGGAAGAAAAGGATGGGCAAAAAGCCTTCTTTGTGAACAAGATATGCCTCTCTTAGAAGAGATTAATAAACTTACAGAAAAAGAAATTAAGCTTATTAAGCATTCTTCTGACACTTCAAAAGAAGAATCCAAGTCCCCTTCTGAAAAAGAAACAATCCCTGAAAAGATTACTGAAAAACCTTCTGTCGTAGAGAAAAAAACAGCTCGTAAAAATACTTCAAAACCATCCAAAAAAGAAGTGTTACCTTCTACCCTTGCGGATGAAGAAATAACACCTTCTTTCTTACGTGCCGAACAGACTTTTAAGTCCTTTAGCACAGATGACGATACTTTACCGGCTTTTCTAAGAATCTCTGCGCTCTAA
- a CDS encoding iron-sulfur cluster assembly accessory protein produces the protein MSEKNLFNLTESAAARLAYLYKNEEKGRILRLSVNSKGCSGHSYQLDFVEAPLEGDEEFSSNGVKFLVDPAAFLYVAGTVMDYRKGLLESGFVFENPNEKGRCGCGKSFSA, from the coding sequence ATGTCAGAAAAAAACCTTTTTAATTTAACAGAATCTGCTGCGGCAAGACTTGCATATCTTTATAAGAATGAAGAGAAGGGGCGTATTCTTCGCCTTTCCGTGAATTCAAAAGGATGTTCCGGACATTCTTATCAATTAGATTTCGTTGAGGCTCCCCTCGAGGGGGATGAGGAATTTTCGAGTAATGGTGTTAAGTTTTTAGTTGATCCTGCCGCATTTTTATATGTTGCAGGAACTGTAATGGATTACCGTAAAGGCTTGTTGGAATCTGGATTTGTTTTTGAAAATCCAAATGAAAAGGGTCGTTGCGGATGTGGTAAGAGTTTCTCTGCTTAG
- a CDS encoding SUF system Fe-S cluster assembly protein, whose product MNTQYDDSEESPNPSSSHYVDEEAVIEAISEVYDPEIPVNVYDLGLIYAIDLHDDGRVIVEMSLTAPNCPSAQELPEMIRDSVATVKNVTNVEVKVVWDPPWEMSRMSDAARLALNLF is encoded by the coding sequence TTGAACACTCAATATGATGATTCTGAAGAATCTCCTAATCCCTCATCTTCCCATTATGTGGATGAGGAAGCGGTTATTGAGGCTATTTCAGAGGTTTACGATCCTGAAATTCCTGTAAATGTTTATGATTTAGGTTTGATTTATGCGATTGACTTGCATGATGATGGACGTGTGATTGTAGAAATGTCTTTAACAGCGCCTAATTGTCCAAGCGCACAAGAACTCCCAGAAATGATAAGGGATTCTGTAGCCACTGTTAAAAATGTCACAAATGTTGAGGTTAAAGTTGTTTGGGACCCGCCTTGGGAGATGAGTCGTATGAGTGATGCTGCTAGGTTGGCATTGAATTTATTTTAA
- a CDS encoding cysteine desulfurase, with protein sequence MTSRFSTESIEHVQKIRQHFPILSQQVNNHPFVFLDSAASAQKPEMVLDIIEEMGKHCYANIHRGLYQMSERTSAAFEAVRGQVANFIGRDDPREIVFTRNSTEAFNLLAHTFGETIPLGKAIVISELEHHANIVPWLMLRDRRKIEIRVAPITDDGDIDMEAYAKLFEDGKVALASITHMSNVLGTATPARQLADIAHKAGAKICFDVSQSIVHSNLNVEEIGADFITFTGHKLYGPTGVGVLWGKYDILQSLPPFMGGGDMIKNVSFEKATWADAPHRFEAGTPAILEVIALGAALRFVSQDEMKHRFTFEKKLTSYAIDILKNIEGVRILGAPKERGPVISFLMEGAHPHDIALLLDQSGIAVRAGQHCAEPLMHRLGIHGSVRASFGAYTLPEEIDVFADSLVKIRKILT encoded by the coding sequence ATGACATCTAGATTTTCAACTGAATCTATTGAGCATGTTCAAAAGATACGCCAACATTTTCCTATTCTTTCCCAGCAGGTTAATAACCATCCTTTTGTTTTTCTAGATAGTGCCGCCTCAGCGCAAAAGCCAGAAATGGTTTTGGATATTATTGAGGAGATGGGAAAGCATTGCTATGCAAATATCCATCGTGGCCTCTATCAAATGAGCGAGCGTACCAGTGCGGCTTTTGAAGCTGTGCGAGGACAGGTTGCGAATTTTATTGGCCGAGATGATCCTCGTGAGATCGTTTTTACCCGAAATAGTACTGAAGCTTTTAATCTGCTAGCGCATACTTTTGGCGAAACAATTCCTTTAGGAAAAGCCATCGTGATCAGCGAACTGGAGCATCATGCCAATATCGTCCCATGGTTGATGTTGCGTGATCGAAGGAAAATTGAAATTCGTGTTGCTCCCATCACGGATGATGGCGATATTGATATGGAAGCTTATGCAAAGCTTTTCGAGGATGGAAAAGTTGCGCTGGCTTCTATAACGCATATGTCCAATGTCTTAGGAACTGCAACACCGGCCCGCCAATTAGCAGATATTGCGCATAAAGCAGGCGCAAAAATTTGTTTTGATGTTTCTCAGTCTATTGTACATAGCAATCTAAATGTTGAAGAGATTGGTGCGGATTTCATCACTTTTACAGGTCACAAGCTCTATGGTCCAACAGGTGTTGGTGTCCTTTGGGGAAAATATGACATTCTGCAATCGCTGCCACCTTTTATGGGAGGCGGTGACATGATTAAGAATGTCAGTTTTGAAAAGGCGACTTGGGCAGATGCCCCTCATCGTTTTGAAGCTGGAACACCTGCTATTTTAGAAGTGATTGCACTAGGCGCTGCTTTACGTTTTGTCTCTCAAGATGAAATGAAACATCGTTTTACTTTTGAAAAAAAATTAACATCTTATGCGATAGATATTTTAAAAAATATCGAAGGCGTGCGGATTTTAGGGGCACCTAAAGAAAGAGGCCCTGTGATTTCTTTCTTGATGGAAGGGGCACATCCACACGATATTGCTCTTTTACTAGATCAGTCAGGCATTGCTGTTAGAGCAGGGCAACATTGTGCAGAACCATTAATGCACCGTCTTGGTATTCATGGCAGTGTCCGGGCAAGTTTCGGTGCCTATACGCTTCCAGAAGAAATTGATGTTTTTGCGGATTCCTTGGTAAAAATAAGGAAAATTTTAACTTGA